From one Nonomuraea polychroma genomic stretch:
- a CDS encoding DUF2630 family protein, protein MRDDEILTRISALVDEEHELRGRLTAGDVTTDEEHARIKELETALDQCWDLLRQRRARRSAGADPDGAAVRPPGEVENYRQ, encoded by the coding sequence ATGCGGGACGACGAGATACTCACCAGGATCAGCGCTCTGGTCGACGAGGAGCACGAACTGCGCGGCAGACTGACGGCCGGCGATGTGACGACGGACGAGGAGCACGCGCGTATCAAGGAGCTGGAAACGGCTCTCGACCAGTGCTGGGACCTGCTCAGGCAGCGCCGCGCCCGGCGCAGCGCGGGCGCGGATCCCGACGGCGCCGCCGTGCGCCCGCCCGGCGAGGTGGAGAACTACCGCCAGTAG